One stretch of Euwallacea similis isolate ESF13 chromosome 6, ESF131.1, whole genome shotgun sequence DNA includes these proteins:
- the LOC136409627 gene encoding UDP-glucosyltransferase 2-like isoform X1 — protein MKFKVALCVLSLVETCFSANVLAIFTFPGLSHYRMFQPLLKELAKRGHNVDVYSHFPMKEPINGLTDISLKGTSPIVTNNMTIGTLRDTPGSAFTIIMAGPCGAEICQNSFKSDQFINLKKTTKRYDVVITELFGSDCMLGWAWYFGVPSIVMTSSANLPWASERFGLPDNPSYVPNYFMQYLSNMSLYERIVNTWTLIQAKLLYHIFSTWPSNVMAKEFFGEKLPDLDVLAQNTSLQLVNTHFSINNARALVPNVIEVAGLHMQESHQVNEYFNKVLTTDKKGVIYFTMGSVLVIESLPKEKLQALLSTFAELPYKILLKGSKERFPKDVKIPENVHLEPWMPQQDILCDSRVKLFVSHGGMMGTQEAIYCGIPVLGIPIFADQSLNIKYAEAMGYAIMVDYEDISKERLLEAARKLLENPQYAANAKQISEDYKDRPLSPMETAVYWVEYVIRHKGAPRLSSAAKYLKWYQYYLLDVFATTMGIPLLILFMTVKFLWFCKRSTEENIKKTL, from the exons ATGAAGTTCAAAGTCGCGCTTTGTGTTCTATCTCTCGTAGAAACATGCTTTAGTGCAAATGTTCTAgccatttttacttttcctgGATTAAGCCATTACCGTATGTTTCAACCACTGTTAAAAGAATTGGCGAAACGGGGCCATAATGTAGATGTCTACAGTCATTTTCCTATGAAAGAACCCATTAACGG CCTTACAGATATAAGTCTTAAAGGCACCTCCCCAATAGTGACCAACAACATGACTATAGGGACCCTCCGGGATACCCCAGGATCTGCCTTCACTATAATTATGGCCGGCCCATGTGGGGcagaaatatgtcaaaatagcTTCAAATCTGATCAAtttataaacttaaaaaagacAACGAAACGATACGACGTTGTCATTACTGAGCTGTTTGGATCGGATTGCATGCTAGGATGGGCATGGTACTTTGGGGTACCTTCCATTGTGATGACCAGCAGTGCTAACTTGCCATGGGCTTCTGAAAGGTTTGGCCTTCCTGATAATCCCTCTTATGTGCCTAACTATTTTATGCAATATCTTTCTAATATGAGTTTATATGAGAGGATTGTTAATACCTGGACTTTGATCCAAGCAAAATTATT GTACCATATCTTTAGCACTTGGCCATCGAATGTGATGGCAAAGGAGtttttcggagaaaaattgCCAGATTTGGATGTTTTGGCGCAGAATACCAGTTTGCAATTGGTTAACACGCATTTTAGTATTAATAATGCCAGAGCATTGGTACCAAATGTGATTGAGGTGGCTGGTTTGCATATGCAAGAGTCACATCAAGTAAATGAA TATTTCAATAAAGTCCTAACTACAGACAAAAAAGGAGTAATATACTTTACTATGGGGTCTGTACTAGTAATAGAAAGTTTGCCAAAAGAAAAACTACAAGCTCTTTTAAGCACATTCGCAGAGCTGCCCTACAAAATTCTTCTAAAGGGCTCAAAAGAAAGGTTCCCTAAGGATGTAAAAATACCTGAGAATGTTCATTTAGAGCCATGGATGCCACAACAAGATATCCTAT GTGATTCCAGAGTTAAACTATTTGTGTCCCATGGAGGAATGATGGGAACCCAAGAGGCAATCTACTGCGGGATACCTGTGCTAGGAATCCCTATATTCGCTGATCAAAGCCTCAATATAAAATACGCTGAAGCTATGGGTTATGCCATCATGGTGGATTATGAAGACATATCCAAAGAGCGATTACTGGAAGCTGCCAGGAAGCTCTTAGAAAATCCTCA ATATGCAGCCAACGCCAAACAAATCTCAGAAGATTACAAAGACAGGCCTCTGAGTCCAATGGAGACAGCGGTTTATTGGGTTGAGTATGTTATCAGACATAAAGGAGCTCCAAGGCTCAGTTCTGCTGCTAAGTACTTGAAATGGTACCAGTACTACCTCTTAGATGTTTTTGCCACAACAATGGGGATTCctttattgatattatttatgacagtgaaatttttatggttttgtAAGAGGTCTactgaagaaaatataaagaaaactcTGTAA
- the LOC136409627 gene encoding UDP-glycosyltransferase UGT5-like isoform X2 — MTIGTLRDTPGSAFTIIMAGPCGAEICQNSFKSDQFINLKKTTKRYDVVITELFGSDCMLGWAWYFGVPSIVMTSSANLPWASERFGLPDNPSYVPNYFMQYLSNMSLYERIVNTWTLIQAKLLYHIFSTWPSNVMAKEFFGEKLPDLDVLAQNTSLQLVNTHFSINNARALVPNVIEVAGLHMQESHQVNEYFNKVLTTDKKGVIYFTMGSVLVIESLPKEKLQALLSTFAELPYKILLKGSKERFPKDVKIPENVHLEPWMPQQDILCDSRVKLFVSHGGMMGTQEAIYCGIPVLGIPIFADQSLNIKYAEAMGYAIMVDYEDISKERLLEAARKLLENPQYAANAKQISEDYKDRPLSPMETAVYWVEYVIRHKGAPRLSSAAKYLKWYQYYLLDVFATTMGIPLLILFMTVKFLWFCKRSTEENIKKTL; from the exons ATGACTATAGGGACCCTCCGGGATACCCCAGGATCTGCCTTCACTATAATTATGGCCGGCCCATGTGGGGcagaaatatgtcaaaatagcTTCAAATCTGATCAAtttataaacttaaaaaagacAACGAAACGATACGACGTTGTCATTACTGAGCTGTTTGGATCGGATTGCATGCTAGGATGGGCATGGTACTTTGGGGTACCTTCCATTGTGATGACCAGCAGTGCTAACTTGCCATGGGCTTCTGAAAGGTTTGGCCTTCCTGATAATCCCTCTTATGTGCCTAACTATTTTATGCAATATCTTTCTAATATGAGTTTATATGAGAGGATTGTTAATACCTGGACTTTGATCCAAGCAAAATTATT GTACCATATCTTTAGCACTTGGCCATCGAATGTGATGGCAAAGGAGtttttcggagaaaaattgCCAGATTTGGATGTTTTGGCGCAGAATACCAGTTTGCAATTGGTTAACACGCATTTTAGTATTAATAATGCCAGAGCATTGGTACCAAATGTGATTGAGGTGGCTGGTTTGCATATGCAAGAGTCACATCAAGTAAATGAA TATTTCAATAAAGTCCTAACTACAGACAAAAAAGGAGTAATATACTTTACTATGGGGTCTGTACTAGTAATAGAAAGTTTGCCAAAAGAAAAACTACAAGCTCTTTTAAGCACATTCGCAGAGCTGCCCTACAAAATTCTTCTAAAGGGCTCAAAAGAAAGGTTCCCTAAGGATGTAAAAATACCTGAGAATGTTCATTTAGAGCCATGGATGCCACAACAAGATATCCTAT GTGATTCCAGAGTTAAACTATTTGTGTCCCATGGAGGAATGATGGGAACCCAAGAGGCAATCTACTGCGGGATACCTGTGCTAGGAATCCCTATATTCGCTGATCAAAGCCTCAATATAAAATACGCTGAAGCTATGGGTTATGCCATCATGGTGGATTATGAAGACATATCCAAAGAGCGATTACTGGAAGCTGCCAGGAAGCTCTTAGAAAATCCTCA ATATGCAGCCAACGCCAAACAAATCTCAGAAGATTACAAAGACAGGCCTCTGAGTCCAATGGAGACAGCGGTTTATTGGGTTGAGTATGTTATCAGACATAAAGGAGCTCCAAGGCTCAGTTCTGCTGCTAAGTACTTGAAATGGTACCAGTACTACCTCTTAGATGTTTTTGCCACAACAATGGGGATTCctttattgatattatttatgacagtgaaatttttatggttttgtAAGAGGTCTactgaagaaaatataaagaaaactcTGTAA
- the LOC136409540 gene encoding uncharacterized protein translates to MEAIYESGRYGPSAFPLSGSGPYEHDRRPPFIDDNLRYPHSGGGYIGERPTAYGPGYAPPPRHPGDYEDHYPGYSGGDSFGGVQMSTIKKILIPLAGLAILGVAAAASHNPVLLPLGTLNGRRKRSLLPPDVYPANPVVRPLIKHVKR, encoded by the exons ATGGAGGCAA TATATGAGTCTGGAAGATACGGCCCTTCAGCTTTCCCCCTTTCTGGCTCAGGACCCTATGAACATG ATAGGAGACCTCCATTTATTGATGACAACTTAAGGTATCCTCATAGCGGAGGTGGATATATTGGGGAAAGACCCACTGCTTATGGGCCCGGTTATGCACCTCCTCCACGGCATCCTGGGGATTATGAAGATCACTATCCTGGATATAGTGGAGGAGATTCTTTTGGGGGTGTTCAG ATGTCAACTATTAAAAAGATCCTAATACCACTAGCTGGGTTAGCCATTCTTGGGGTGGCTGCAGCAGCATCACATAATCCAGTTTTGTTACCTTTGGGAACTTTGAATGGCAGAAGGAAAAGATCTCTATTGCCTCCTGATGTGTATCCAGCTAATCCTGTAGTGAGGCCTTTAATAAAGCATGTTAAACGGTGA
- the LOC136409471 gene encoding farnesol dehydrogenase-like → MSYSLSLTRFTGKLAVVTGASYGIGEEIVRTLVKNGINVAGIARSVDKVQEIAKQLSNEKGKLHAFKGDLTKQEDILSVFNEIDKKLGPIHVLINNAAVFPTTDIIDGDIEKWKSVLDTNVLAVAICIREAVKSMKNSNVKGQIININSTFGHRIYDVKGFQLYGASKFALTALTETVRLEINREKLPIQITSLSPGLVKTEGIKQTFGEEVVALLPRDIAEAVLYVLSTPEHVNVKELTIVSKGEN, encoded by the coding sequence ATGTCATATTCGCTATCCTTAACCCGGTTTACCGGCAAACTCGCCGTAGTTACTGGTGCTTCATATGGAATTGGGGAAGAAATAGTACGCACTTTAGTGAAAAATGGCATTAATGTGGCAGGAATTGCTAGAAGTGTGGACAAAGTTCAGGAAATTGCCAAGCAGCTCAGCAatgaaaaaggtaaattacATGCCTTCAAAGGAGATCTTACTAAACAAGAAGACATACTATCAGTCTTTAATGAGATCGATAAAAAATTGGGCCCTATACATGTTTTGATAAACAATGCTGCTGTGTTTCCTACGACCGACATCATTGATGGTGATATTGAGAAATGGAAGAGCGTGTTAGACACTAACGTTTTGGCTGTAGCAATCTGCATAAGAGAAGCAGTGAAGAGTATGAAAAACAGTAACGTCAAAGGGCAAATCATTAACATAAACAGCACTTTTGGACATCGCATTTATGACGTCAAAGGTTTCCAGTTGTATGGTGCTAGTAAATTTGCCCTTACAGCTCTTACTGAAACTGTGAGATTGGAAATTAACAGGGAAAAGCTGCCTATTCAGATTACAAGCCTAAGTCCGGGACTTGTGAAGACTGAAGGAATTAAGCAGACATTTGGAGAGGAGGTGGTTGCGTTGCTCCCAAGGGATATTGCAGAAGCTGTTTTGTATGTCTTATCTACTCCAGAGCATGTTAATGTTAAGGAGCTTACTATAGTATCCAAAGGAGAAAATTAA
- the LOC136409541 gene encoding farnesol dehydrogenase-like: MSYFLSLDQYRGKVAVMIGVLSRIDKAIVEELEKIWTDRGRIGKKIGASPKTGPTAHDVAIASRQAIATNTKARNTKGHIVIINNIFENIVINVSGLSIYPTSKFAVTALSKTLRLEINKEKLEIKIINLSPGLVKTEFKTMPDGKDAARLDNILANLKPEDVADATFYVLSIPEYVNVEELSVIAHQMLEKNSNVLN; this comes from the exons atgtcttatttcCTCTCACTGGACCAATATCGTGGTAAAGTAGCTGTAATGATCGGTGTCTTATCGAGAATCGACAAGGCCATCGTTGAAGAATTAGAGAAAATATGGACTGACCGTGGCAGAATTGGCAAGAAGATTGGAGCGAGTCCAAAAACTGGCCCTACAGCTCACGA CGTGGCAATTGCCTCTAGACAGGCTATAGCTACTAACACGAAAGCCCGTAACACCAAAGGACACATCGTgattattaacaatattttcgaaaatattgtgattaaCGTTTCTGGTCTGTCCATCTACCCAACCAGTAAATTTGCAGTTACGGCTTTATCGAAAACATTAAGGTTGGAAATTAACAAAGAGAAACTAGAAATTAAGATTATAAATTTAAGCCCTGGGTTGGTCAAAACAGAATTCAAGACTATGCCTGATGGGAAGGACGCCGCTCGGTTGGACAATATTCTGGCGAATTTGAAGCCTGAAGATGTGGCAGATGCaactttttatgttttatcaATACCCGAGTATGTGAATGTGGAAGAGCTCAGTGTGATAGCGCATCAAATGCTGGAAAAAAACAGTaatgttttgaattaa